Proteins encoded together in one Haloarcula rubripromontorii window:
- a CDS encoding PTS fructose transporter subunit IIB, with protein MKLVAVTSCPTGIAHSQMAAENLEQTAEEQGHDIKVEVQGAMGAENELSDSDIESADAAIIASDTSVSQDRFGGIPLIKGTVKDAVNDAEGMIADAIAAADGDASDTGSDVDGSESTSTDSTQPRRRGGDRSKSLVARLKRLFS; from the coding sequence ATGAAACTCGTCGCAGTCACCTCCTGCCCGACTGGGATTGCACACAGTCAAATGGCAGCGGAGAACCTCGAACAGACAGCCGAAGAACAGGGGCACGATATCAAGGTAGAAGTACAGGGCGCGATGGGTGCGGAGAACGAGCTCTCCGACTCGGATATCGAGTCCGCCGACGCCGCCATCATCGCCTCGGACACGTCGGTCAGTCAGGACCGGTTCGGCGGTATTCCGCTAATTAAAGGCACAGTCAAAGACGCTGTTAACGACGCCGAAGGCATGATCGCTGATGCGATTGCGGCTGCTGACGGCGACGCATCGGACACTGGGTCCGATGTCGATGGCTCCGAGTCCACGAGTACCGATTCGACGCAGCCGCGCCGTCGTGGTGGTGATCGTTCGAAGAGTCTCGTGGCTCGGCTGAAGCGTCTGTTCAGTTGA
- the ptsP gene encoding phosphoenolpyruvate--protein phosphotransferase, with amino-acid sequence MAERTLHGTGATPRSGVGTVVWYGRDISLPDPDDVEVEPEPESQRFADAVDTARAELESEREATAERVGEDEAAVFDAHIQFLEDPTIEEAVETMIGEGHPAPNAVDAAFGDHIEQFEGMDGRMAERADDLRDVRDRLLRLLTDGERVDLGDLPDGSVVLAERLTPSDTAQLDPERVAGFATVTGGRTSHASIFARSLALPAVVGVGEALDTVEDGTAVVIDGDSGEVLVAPDDSERAAAASDSGAAVVDASVETTDGRHVEVAANIGQPAELKPTVDRGADGVGLYRTEFLFLDRETPPSEDEQYEAIRETLDMFPDGRVVVRTLDIGGDKQIPYLDQPDEENPFLGERGIRRSLDPDSDLFATQLRALLRAASDGAGDLAIMFPMVATVTELDAALDALDTAAADIEECDADAVDVEVGVMIETPSAAFMAGELAARVDFLSLGTNDLTQYVMAADRENERVGDLHDPTHPGVLRAIHQTVTAAHAEDAWVGMCGEMAGDPDLTELLVGLGLDELSMSAVTIPEVKTAVRDTEYNTASERADRARLAATRSEVHTTLDT; translated from the coding sequence ATGGCTGAACGCACACTCCACGGGACCGGTGCCACGCCGCGCTCCGGGGTCGGAACGGTTGTCTGGTACGGCCGCGACATCTCGCTCCCGGATCCGGACGACGTGGAAGTCGAACCCGAGCCAGAGAGCCAGCGGTTCGCTGACGCCGTCGACACCGCCCGCGCCGAACTAGAGTCCGAGCGCGAAGCGACTGCCGAACGCGTTGGCGAAGACGAAGCCGCAGTGTTCGACGCGCATATCCAGTTCCTCGAAGACCCGACTATCGAGGAGGCCGTCGAGACGATGATCGGCGAGGGGCACCCCGCCCCGAACGCCGTGGACGCCGCGTTTGGCGACCACATCGAGCAGTTCGAGGGGATGGACGGCCGAATGGCCGAGCGTGCGGACGACCTTCGAGACGTCCGTGACCGACTTCTCCGTCTGTTGACGGACGGGGAACGGGTCGATCTCGGAGACTTGCCCGACGGCAGTGTCGTCCTCGCCGAGCGGCTGACACCGAGTGACACGGCACAACTCGACCCGGAACGCGTCGCCGGCTTCGCTACAGTTACAGGGGGACGAACATCTCACGCGTCGATTTTCGCCCGCTCGCTGGCCCTGCCGGCCGTTGTCGGTGTCGGGGAAGCACTCGACACCGTCGAAGATGGCACAGCGGTCGTGATCGACGGCGACAGCGGTGAGGTGCTGGTCGCCCCTGACGACTCCGAGCGAGCGGCCGCGGCAAGCGACTCGGGAGCCGCTGTCGTCGATGCGTCTGTCGAAACCACTGACGGGCGACACGTCGAAGTGGCGGCAAATATCGGCCAGCCGGCGGAACTAAAGCCCACAGTAGACCGAGGGGCTGACGGCGTTGGGCTCTACCGGACCGAGTTTCTCTTCCTCGACCGGGAGACACCGCCGTCGGAAGACGAGCAGTACGAGGCTATCCGTGAGACACTCGATATGTTCCCGGATGGTCGCGTTGTCGTCCGGACGCTGGATATCGGTGGCGACAAGCAGATTCCGTATCTCGACCAGCCAGACGAGGAGAACCCCTTCCTCGGCGAGCGCGGCATCCGGCGCTCGCTTGACCCGGATTCGGACCTTTTCGCCACGCAACTCCGTGCACTCCTGCGTGCTGCTTCGGACGGCGCTGGGGACCTCGCCATCATGTTTCCGATGGTCGCTACGGTTACCGAACTCGACGCTGCACTCGACGCGCTGGACACAGCAGCGGCTGATATTGAAGAGTGCGACGCCGACGCCGTTGATGTCGAAGTCGGCGTCATGATAGAAACACCGAGCGCCGCCTTCATGGCCGGCGAACTCGCGGCGCGAGTCGATTTCCTCTCTCTCGGAACGAACGACCTGACGCAGTACGTGATGGCCGCCGACCGCGAGAACGAGCGCGTCGGCGACCTGCACGACCCCACTCATCCGGGCGTCCTCCGGGCAATCCATCAGACAGTTACTGCAGCTCACGCTGAGGACGCCTGGGTCGGAATGTGTGGCGAGATGGCTGGCGACCCCGATTTGACCGAGCTGCTTGTCGGTCTCGGCCTTGACGAACTCAGCATGAGCGCCGTGACGATTCCGGAGGTCAAGACGGCCGTCCGCGACACCGAGTACAACACCGCGAGTGAGCGTGCGGACCGCGCCCGACTCGCCGCAACACGAAGCGAAGTCCATACCACATTAGACACATGA
- a CDS encoding HPr family phosphocarrier protein: protein MTVERTVTIVPEAGLHARPASAFVQAVNDHEAEVSAGRPDGDLVQAASMIAVTSLGVGQGDDIKLVADGPDAEAVLDELERILTTPEGELDTDDG, encoded by the coding sequence ATGACCGTCGAACGCACCGTGACGATTGTCCCGGAAGCGGGCCTGCACGCCCGGCCGGCGTCAGCGTTCGTCCAGGCCGTCAACGACCACGAGGCAGAGGTCTCGGCTGGGCGTCCGGATGGTGACCTCGTCCAGGCGGCGAGTATGATCGCCGTCACCAGCCTCGGTGTCGGACAGGGCGACGACATCAAACTGGTCGCCGACGGCCCGGACGCCGAAGCCGTACTCGACGAACTGGAGCGAATACTAACAACACCAGAAGGAGAACTGGACACTGACGATGGCTGA
- a CDS encoding PTS sugar transporter subunit IIA, which produces MTDTISTDDIDELIPANHISLSEPPAEKEACIEYLLDLLVDAERVEDRERALDALLERESETTTGVGMGIGIPHAKTDAVNRPSLAFVRSEAGVDFGSMDGEPATLVFMILVPEAGGEEHLDILSSLSRALMHDDVRDRLHAAEDEATVQDVLREAIA; this is translated from the coding sequence ATGACAGACACAATCTCAACGGATGACATCGACGAGCTGATTCCGGCGAACCACATCTCGCTGTCCGAACCACCCGCCGAGAAGGAAGCCTGCATCGAATACCTGCTCGACCTGCTGGTTGACGCCGAAAGGGTCGAGGACCGCGAGCGAGCACTCGACGCGCTGCTGGAACGCGAATCGGAGACCACGACCGGCGTCGGCATGGGCATCGGCATCCCGCACGCGAAGACCGACGCCGTAAACCGCCCGTCGCTCGCGTTCGTCCGTTCCGAGGCGGGCGTCGACTTCGGCTCCATGGACGGCGAGCCGGCAACGCTCGTGTTCATGATTCTCGTCCCGGAGGCCGGTGGCGAGGAGCACCTCGACATCCTCAGCTCCCTCTCCCGGGCCCTGATGCACGACGACGTTCGGGACCGGCTCCACGCGGCGGAGGACGAAGCGACCGTCCAGGACGTGCTCCGGGAGGCCATCGCATGA
- a CDS encoding PTS fructose transporter subunit IIC: MSLTMTDQDRAESALRAHVTSVKEDLMTGVSFMIPFVTIGGIFLAVAYAIGDTQAVFGNTGSAGWFLAQIGVAGLTIMVPILGGYIAYAIADRPGLAPGFLLAYILQQGNVVAEAATVIGISGGEAGAGYLGAIVAGLLAGYVARFFKNLDVPEFIQPMMPVLLIPVATMAVLTPIMLFVLGVPVALANEALTSFLQSMQGGQAIVVGLILGGMMAFDMGGPVNKVAYVFATGLITEEIYAPMAAVMIGGMIPPIGLALSNFIAPHKYAAEMYENGKSGIVLGLSFITEGAIPYAAADPLRVIPAIVAGSAVGGATSMALGVTMPAPHGGIFVVLLSNQPLAFIGSILLGSLVTAVIATVIKPDFEDRVDTGKETTSAQPTND; encoded by the coding sequence ATGTCGTTGACCATGACAGATCAAGACCGGGCTGAGAGTGCGCTTCGCGCTCACGTGACCTCCGTCAAGGAGGACCTGATGACGGGCGTATCGTTCATGATTCCTTTCGTGACTATCGGGGGGATTTTCCTCGCGGTCGCGTACGCGATAGGGGACACACAGGCAGTGTTCGGGAACACCGGCTCGGCAGGCTGGTTCCTCGCACAGATTGGCGTGGCCGGGCTGACGATTATGGTTCCAATTCTCGGCGGGTACATCGCGTACGCCATCGCCGACCGTCCGGGACTTGCTCCAGGATTCCTGCTGGCATACATCCTCCAGCAAGGGAACGTCGTCGCCGAAGCGGCGACAGTAATCGGCATCTCCGGCGGCGAAGCCGGTGCCGGCTATCTCGGCGCAATCGTCGCTGGACTGCTGGCCGGGTACGTCGCGCGCTTCTTCAAGAATCTCGACGTTCCCGAGTTCATCCAGCCGATGATGCCCGTGTTGCTCATCCCCGTCGCGACGATGGCGGTGCTGACGCCAATCATGCTCTTCGTGCTTGGCGTTCCTGTCGCGCTCGCGAACGAGGCTCTGACCTCGTTCCTGCAGTCGATGCAGGGCGGTCAGGCTATCGTCGTCGGCCTCATCCTCGGCGGGATGATGGCCTTCGACATGGGTGGCCCGGTAAACAAGGTCGCGTACGTGTTCGCGACCGGACTCATCACCGAAGAGATCTACGCGCCGATGGCTGCGGTAATGATCGGCGGGATGATTCCGCCGATTGGCCTCGCGCTCTCGAATTTTATTGCCCCGCACAAGTACGCGGCCGAAATGTACGAGAACGGGAAAAGCGGTATCGTGCTCGGCCTATCGTTCATCACTGAGGGTGCGATCCCCTACGCGGCCGCGGACCCGCTCCGCGTTATTCCGGCTATCGTCGCCGGCAGCGCGGTCGGCGGCGCGACCTCGATGGCCCTCGGCGTCACGATGCCCGCTCCCCACGGCGGCATCTTCGTCGTCCTGCTGTCAAATCAGCCGCTCGCGTTCATAGGCAGCATTCTGCTGGGTTCGCTCGTGACGGCCGTCATCGCGACGGTTATCAAACCGGACTTCGAGGACCGCGTCGACACTGGCAAGGAAACGACCAGTGCACAACCGACCAACGACTAA
- a CDS encoding archaea-specific SMC-related protein has protein sequence MGSRSVSGEVATVTVEKIGGIDETTVEVPPGVTVLQGRNATNRTSFLQAVMAAHGSEWASVKGDADQGHIEFSLGGEPYTRTLTRTDDGVVGSGLGLLTDPTVADLFAFLLEDNEARRAVERGDDLREIIMRPVDVASIHRQIRAAEQRKEEIDEELDRIASLKRELPDLERQRADLREEIAETRDELQRVEERIDERDVDFQTTQENRDELETALDELQATRSELKRVREDIQSEQESIAALRDERGNLAVERSGLPDAPDDRLESLESDIERLRERERELSEYTTRLQNVIEFNEELLSGEHHEITDAIDAKPESVGDITEQLYKGSKTTCWTCGSRVKPARIESTLQSMRDHLQETVGEIDDIEDDLDGLTDQRDEIAETRARAQKLDETITEVDTEIERRQSDVADLRERRDNLSARVEELEARVTTLRTEEFDEVLDLHTEANELELELDRLESERDTISEEIADIESEIRRNDELADRREEVVDELIDLRSRIDRLEAEATDQFNEKMDDLLDILGYGNIERIWIERTDTPDDPVHTSDDGVTGSTFTLHVVRSTDGGTVYEDTVGHLSESEREVTGLVFALAGYLVHDVYEEVPFMLLDSLEAIDADRIAALVEYFAEFPTYLVVALLPEDAQALPEKYTRITDI, from the coding sequence ATGGGTTCACGCTCGGTATCTGGGGAAGTGGCGACCGTCACCGTCGAAAAGATAGGGGGCATCGACGAGACGACAGTCGAGGTCCCGCCAGGGGTGACGGTGCTCCAGGGCCGTAACGCGACGAATCGGACCTCGTTCCTGCAGGCGGTGATGGCCGCTCACGGGAGCGAGTGGGCAAGCGTCAAAGGTGACGCTGATCAGGGGCACATCGAGTTCTCACTGGGCGGAGAGCCGTACACCCGAACACTGACCAGAACCGACGACGGGGTTGTCGGGTCGGGCCTCGGGCTTCTCACGGACCCGACTGTTGCGGACCTGTTCGCGTTCCTACTCGAAGACAACGAGGCCAGGCGGGCTGTCGAACGGGGTGATGACCTCCGGGAGATCATCATGCGACCCGTCGACGTGGCGTCTATCCACCGACAGATACGTGCAGCCGAGCAGCGCAAAGAAGAGATCGACGAGGAACTCGATCGTATCGCGTCGCTCAAGCGTGAGCTTCCCGACTTGGAGCGCCAACGGGCTGATCTCCGCGAGGAAATTGCCGAGACGAGAGACGAACTCCAGCGCGTCGAAGAACGCATCGACGAGCGGGATGTCGATTTCCAGACGACACAGGAAAACAGGGACGAACTCGAGACGGCTCTCGATGAGCTACAGGCGACTCGGTCCGAACTGAAACGCGTCCGCGAGGATATTCAGTCAGAACAGGAGAGCATTGCGGCGTTACGCGACGAGCGAGGAAACCTCGCAGTCGAACGGTCCGGGCTCCCAGACGCACCAGATGACCGACTCGAATCGCTGGAATCAGACATCGAACGACTGCGAGAACGGGAGCGTGAACTCTCAGAGTACACCACCCGACTACAGAATGTCATTGAGTTCAACGAAGAACTGCTATCGGGCGAACATCATGAAATAACGGATGCCATCGACGCAAAGCCCGAGAGCGTCGGTGACATCACGGAACAGTTGTACAAGGGATCAAAGACGACCTGCTGGACCTGTGGCTCGCGAGTAAAGCCGGCCCGTATCGAGTCGACGCTCCAGAGTATGCGTGACCATCTTCAGGAGACAGTCGGGGAGATAGACGATATCGAAGACGACCTCGACGGACTAACCGACCAGCGTGACGAAATTGCTGAGACGCGCGCGCGGGCACAAAAGCTGGACGAGACAATTACGGAGGTCGACACCGAAATCGAGCGCCGGCAGTCGGACGTAGCGGACCTCCGGGAGCGACGCGACAACCTCTCGGCCCGCGTCGAGGAACTGGAGGCCCGGGTGACCACGCTCCGGACGGAAGAGTTCGACGAAGTGCTGGACCTCCACACGGAGGCAAACGAACTGGAGCTAGAACTTGACCGACTCGAATCCGAACGAGATACGATAAGCGAAGAGATCGCCGACATCGAGTCAGAAATCCGCCGGAATGACGAACTGGCCGACCGACGGGAAGAAGTAGTCGACGAGCTGATCGACCTTCGGTCACGTATCGACCGCCTCGAAGCCGAGGCGACTGACCAGTTCAACGAGAAGATGGACGACTTGCTCGACATTCTCGGTTACGGCAACATTGAACGGATCTGGATCGAACGGACGGACACACCAGATGACCCGGTCCATACCAGCGACGACGGCGTCACGGGGTCGACGTTCACCCTCCACGTCGTCAGGAGCACCGACGGCGGGACGGTGTACGAGGACACGGTCGGCCACCTGAGCGAGAGCGAGCGGGAGGTGACCGGGCTTGTGTTCGCGCTCGCCGGCTACCTCGTCCACGACGTGTACGAGGAGGTCCCGTTCATGCTGCTTGACTCGCTGGAGGCAATCGACGCGGACCGCATCGCCGCCCTTGTAGAGTACTTCGCGGAGTTCCCCACCTACCTCGTCGTCGCGTTGCTCCCCGAGGACGCACAAGCACTCCCCGAGAAGTACACCCGGATTACCGACATCTGA
- the rdfA gene encoding rod-determining factor RdfA yields MGSAQSKVGRLIETYGLESMGSELERAWLGDGQERQSLRDLADRFNRALLVAAIRDAGMDVVDGEPANFYRLLTAEDVSAGKRVEARNRLERAGIDVERLEDEFVTYQAIRYYLTEVRGASYDPDRGTDQVERERDTIDRLRSRVETIVRDTVDRLQAADTLTVGEYRVFVSIDIRCQDCGTRHSISDLLDRGGCNCR; encoded by the coding sequence ATGGGGTCGGCGCAGTCCAAAGTCGGACGACTAATCGAAACGTACGGTCTGGAGTCGATGGGTTCGGAGCTGGAACGGGCCTGGCTCGGGGACGGTCAGGAGCGCCAGAGCCTCCGTGACCTCGCTGACCGGTTCAACCGAGCCCTGCTCGTGGCCGCGATACGCGACGCGGGGATGGACGTGGTCGACGGCGAGCCGGCGAACTTCTACCGCCTCCTGACGGCCGAAGATGTCAGCGCGGGCAAGCGTGTCGAGGCCCGGAACCGACTCGAACGGGCCGGTATCGACGTCGAGCGGCTGGAAGACGAGTTCGTCACCTACCAGGCGATTCGCTACTACTTGACGGAGGTTCGCGGGGCGAGCTACGACCCCGACCGCGGGACCGACCAGGTAGAGCGGGAACGCGACACCATCGACCGCCTCCGCAGCCGGGTCGAGACAATTGTCCGGGACACCGTCGACCGACTGCAGGCCGCCGACACGCTCACTGTCGGCGAGTACCGCGTGTTCGTCAGCATCGACATCCGCTGTCAGGACTGCGGGACGCGCCACAGCATCAGCGACCTCCTTGACCGCGGCGGCTGTAACTGCCGGTAG
- a CDS encoding cyclodeaminase/cyclohydrolase family protein has translation MIADQPIGEFLDAVASERVTPSGGAVAAVGGAMGAALCEMTCIHTVRGDGSDAADLSAVRDTLADRRAQLLTLADEDAAAVETVQTAFASGDDARVQAALERSTTVPMETAEACLDVVEHAVTVTAAGTPVAVPDAAVGAMLAHAALDGSVSTVRANIEKIADEAFVAEMAGRADEAEAAGEAALSTVRANARP, from the coding sequence ATGATTGCAGACCAGCCCATCGGCGAGTTCCTCGACGCTGTGGCGTCGGAACGGGTGACGCCCAGCGGCGGTGCCGTCGCCGCCGTCGGCGGGGCGATGGGGGCGGCCCTGTGCGAGATGACCTGTATTCACACCGTTCGCGGTGACGGGTCAGACGCGGCGGACCTGTCGGCCGTGCGGGACACTCTGGCAGACAGACGGGCGCAATTGCTCACGCTCGCTGACGAGGACGCAGCGGCGGTCGAGACGGTCCAGACCGCGTTCGCGTCGGGCGACGACGCGCGGGTCCAGGCGGCGCTGGAGCGGTCGACGACGGTCCCGATGGAGACCGCCGAAGCGTGTCTGGACGTGGTCGAACACGCCGTCACCGTGACGGCGGCGGGGACGCCGGTCGCCGTCCCGGACGCGGCCGTCGGGGCGATGCTCGCGCACGCGGCGCTGGACGGGTCCGTATCGACAGTGCGTGCGAACATAGAGAAGATAGCCGACGAAGCGTTCGTCGCGGAGATGGCGGGCCGGGCAGACGAGGCGGAAGCGGCCGGCGAGGCGGCACTCAGCACGGTTCGGGCGAACGCGAGGCCGTAG
- a CDS encoding formate--tetrahydrofolate ligase, whose product MSSQDEQSSTEESQEPIPTDYDIAQSTDMEPIWELVEPWGLGLDDLQYFGEYTAKVKQHAIERLREQAENKEQSLVLVTGMTPTPKGEGKTVTTVGLGQTLNHVGEEAMIAIREPSLGPVFGVKGGAAGGGRSQVLPMEDINLHFTGDLHALTSAHNLIAAMLDAKISQGDDLDIDINNVSWPRAIDMNDRALRETVVGLGGKTGGTPREDSFILTAASELMAVLCLATDIGDLKERVSRIIVAYDEAGDPVTVDDIEATGPATMLLRDAIKPNVVQTIEGTPALVHGGPFANIAHGTNSLVADKTAFGMGDYLVTEAGFGSDLGAEKFMDVVCRKGDMTPNAVVLVASVRALKYHGLDQWPVDYDEIDAAGVDAVEAGFSNLDKHARNLQKFGVPVVVSVNRFPDDTDAEIQAVLDHCREDLGVRAAESNVFSDGSEGGVDLAENVIEATEESNEADFRMLYDDEDSIKEKIHTVATEIYGADDVKYTGGALDDIEQMNELDFDDYPVVMSKTFHSLSDDASRKGAPEGWELEISEVYPSAGAGFLVALTADALTMPGLPARPAAADMDIDEDGNISGLF is encoded by the coding sequence ATGTCTTCACAGGACGAGCAATCTTCGACCGAAGAGAGTCAGGAGCCGATTCCCACGGACTACGATATCGCCCAGTCGACTGACATGGAGCCGATCTGGGAGCTGGTCGAGCCGTGGGGACTCGGGCTCGACGACCTCCAGTACTTCGGTGAATACACTGCGAAAGTCAAACAACACGCCATCGAGCGCCTCCGCGAACAGGCCGAGAACAAGGAACAGAGTCTCGTTCTGGTAACCGGAATGACGCCGACGCCGAAAGGCGAGGGGAAGACGGTAACGACTGTCGGCCTCGGCCAGACGCTCAACCACGTCGGGGAGGAAGCGATGATAGCCATCCGGGAGCCGTCGCTCGGCCCGGTGTTCGGCGTCAAGGGCGGTGCCGCGGGCGGCGGCCGGTCGCAGGTCCTTCCAATGGAGGATATAAACCTCCACTTCACCGGGGACCTCCACGCGCTCACCTCCGCGCACAACCTCATCGCTGCGATGCTCGACGCGAAAATATCGCAGGGCGACGACTTAGACATCGACATCAACAACGTCTCGTGGCCGCGCGCAATCGACATGAACGACCGTGCGCTCCGAGAAACGGTCGTCGGTCTCGGCGGCAAGACTGGCGGGACGCCGCGGGAGGATAGCTTCATCCTGACGGCGGCCTCCGAGCTGATGGCGGTCCTCTGTCTGGCCACCGACATCGGCGATCTGAAAGAGCGCGTTAGTCGCATCATCGTCGCCTACGACGAGGCCGGTGACCCGGTCACCGTCGACGACATCGAGGCGACCGGTCCGGCCACGATGCTGCTCCGGGACGCCATCAAGCCGAACGTCGTTCAGACCATCGAGGGGACGCCGGCGCTGGTCCACGGCGGCCCCTTCGCGAACATCGCCCACGGGACGAACTCACTGGTCGCCGACAAAACCGCGTTCGGCATGGGTGACTACCTCGTTACCGAGGCCGGCTTCGGCTCCGACCTCGGGGCCGAGAAGTTCATGGACGTGGTCTGTCGCAAGGGCGACATGACGCCCAACGCCGTTGTGCTGGTGGCGTCCGTTCGGGCGCTCAAGTACCACGGTCTCGACCAGTGGCCGGTCGACTACGACGAGATCGACGCGGCCGGCGTCGACGCCGTCGAAGCCGGCTTCTCGAACCTCGACAAGCACGCCCGGAACCTCCAGAAGTTCGGCGTCCCGGTCGTCGTCTCGGTCAACCGCTTCCCGGACGACACCGACGCGGAGATTCAGGCCGTACTGGACCACTGCCGAGAGGACCTCGGCGTGCGTGCCGCTGAGTCGAACGTGTTCTCCGACGGGAGCGAGGGCGGCGTCGACCTTGCGGAGAACGTCATCGAAGCAACCGAGGAGAGCAACGAGGCAGACTTCCGGATGCTGTACGACGACGAGGATAGTATCAAGGAGAAGATTCACACAGTTGCGACCGAGATTTACGGCGCTGACGACGTGAAATACACCGGCGGCGCGCTCGACGACATCGAGCAGATGAACGAACTCGACTTCGACGACTACCCGGTCGTCATGTCCAAGACGTTCCACTCACTGAGCGACGACGCCAGCCGAAAGGGTGCGCCGGAGGGCTGGGAACTCGAAATCAGTGAGGTGTACCCGTCCGCCGGGGCCGGCTTCCTCGTCGCGCTCACGGCCGACGCGCTCACGATGCCTGGCCTGCCGGCCCGGCCGGCCGCGGCGGACATGGACATCGACGAGGACGGCAACATCTCGGGGCTGTTCTGA